A region of the Myxococcus stipitatus DSM 14675 genome:
CCCGTGCCCGCGTCGACCTGACGCTCGCCGAGTCCGGCATCGTCCAGGGCCGCGTGACGCTCGCGTCCGGCGAGCCCGTGCCCGAGCCGGCGGTGGTCCGCGCGATGCCTCGTGGCGGCGCGGGCGGCGGTGCGAACATGGCCTGGACGGAGACCGACGCGGAGGGGCTCTATCGCTTGGAGCTGCCCGCGGGCGTGTACCAGCTCACCGCCGTGCTGCCTCGCGCGCGCTTCATCTACTTCCACCAGGACGACCCCGCCGTCACCGTCCCGGAAGGCAGCTCCGTCCACCAGGACCTCGTCCTCCTCGAGGAGCGCGGCATCACGGGCACCGTCCGCGAGTCCTCCGGCGCTCCCAGCCCCTTCGCCGCGGTGGCCGCCGTGCAGGGCGGTGACTTCCCCATCACCGTGCGAGTGCTCGCGGATGAGGACGGCTCCTTCGCCATCCCCGCGCGTCCTCCCGGTGCTCCGCCGCTCGCGGCGCTCGTCGCGCACAACTCCGGCCGCGTGGCCCGGGTCGCGAACGTGGGGGAAGGGAAGGGGCCCGTGGAGCTTCGTCTCCAGGCCGCCGCGCGGGTGAGTGGTCGGGTCGTCGCGCGAACCGGCGCGCCCCCCGACGGCTTCACCCTCACGCTCACCGAGGTGGATGGAGAGGAGCTGCCCTGGGCGGGCACGGCCCCCACCACCCGTCAGTTCCCCGGAAGCACCTTCGAGCTGCGCGATGCCCCAGGGCAGCCGCTCAAGCTCTCGGTTCGCACCCAGGACGGGCGCACGGGGGAGGCCGTGGTGTCCCTGGCTCCCGGGGGGGGCGCGGACGTGGAGATCCCCCTCACGCAGGGCGACTCCTCGCTCTCGGGTCGCGCCGTGTGGAGTCGCGAGGGAGGTCCCGCCTCGGGTGTCTCCGTGTTCCTTGACCGTCCCGTGACCTCGCGCCCGGACGCCGTCACCGGTCCCGATGGCCGCTTCCGACTGGAGGCCGTTCGCCCTGGCGCCCACACCGTCCGACTCATGCCTCCCGAGGGCCGCGTGGAGACGCGGGGAGTGAAGGTCGCGGAGGTCGAGGCCACGGACCTGGGCGACATCCCCGTCTCTCCGCGCCGGGCGACCCCTGGGACGCTGGGGGCTGGCTACAGCGAGGACCGGGGCTACGTCTCCTTCGCCTGGCTCACGCCCGAGGGACCCGCGGCCCGTGCGGGCATCGCCGTGGGCGACCGGCTCCTCGCCGTGGACGGGGTGGTCGTCCGCAATCGCCTGGAAGCGGAGCAGCGCTCCCACGGTGCACCGGGCTCGCCTGTCCGCTTGCGCCTGGTGCGTGGCGGGGGCGAGCAGGAGCTTCACGCCATCCGCGCGGACTGACGGACACCGCCGAATCCCGTGGCGACGTGACGGGGCTCGGGCCGCTCGCGCGGCGCTCCCTTGCTTCGTGGGTCTTCCGTCGAGACGGGGCGGGCGGGTGTCCTTCGCGAGTGTGCGTCGCTCCACCCGTCGAAGCCGCCCTCCTGGTGGATTCCCCCGAGGGAGCGGGGATGGGGTGGACGCCGCCCGTCGCCAGCATCCTCGTTGCTGACGGTGCATTTGGAGTAGGCTCGCCCACCGAACACCTTGGAGCGAGCACCGAATGACCTTGTTCAGGAGGCCGTCCCCTCCGACGGCCGGCGAGTCGAGCCACGATTCGAGTCGCAGTGCCACCCCCACGGAGTCACCCTCCGTGCCGGAGTCGTCCAGCCCGGTCCTGAGTGCTCCTCCTCGCCCTCGGATGAACCCACAGGGCGCGGGCTCGGGACTCCCGGAGCGTCGCCCCATGGCCCCTCAGCGTCCCGCGCCCCCCTCGTCCGAGGATCCCGAGTTCCCCACCGAGCGCCGCAGCGCCCTGTCGGGTGGTGCCCCCGCGGAGCGCCGTCCCGGACCGTCGCAGCAGGGCGGGTCGCCCTCGGTCATCGTGTCGTCCTCGGAGCAGCGTCGTCCCCCGTCCGCCTCGCAGGCCATGAGCTTCCCGGATCGCCGTCCCCAGGCCGCCGCGCCGGGGGCTCCTGCTGGAGGGCAGGACCGCCGCGTGGCGCCCCCCGCGTCCTTCGCGGGAGGGGAGCGCCGCTCCGCCGCGACGGGCTCCCGACGGGCGCTGGATGCGAACGCGGGCGGCGCGGACCGCTTCTGGCCCAACCAGCCTCGTGTGCTGGAGGACACGGGCCTCACCGCCACGTTCGTGGAGGAGCTGGTCCTCAAGGCGCTCTTCTTCGCCGGTGAGATGCGCGGCATGGACCTGGCCAGCCGCCTCCAGCTCCCCACCTCCGTCGTCGACGACACCATCGAGGGCCTGCGCCGCCAGAAGTACGTGGACATCCGCGGCGGTGGCTCGTCCGGCGTGGGCAAGTCCACGATGATCTACCAGCTCACGCCCTTCGTGACGGACGTGCTGCGGCAGATCCTCGAGCGCAATCGCTACAACGGCCCCGCGCCCGTCTCCTTCCAGGAGTATGTCGCCGCGGTGAAGAAGCAGACGGTGCGAGGCAATCGCATCACCCGCTCGAAGATGCAGGACAAGTTCGGCGACCTCATCATCCGCGACTACATCTACGACGGCATCGGCCCGGCGATGAACTCCGGCCGCGCCATCTTCTTCTACGGACCCCCCGGCAATGGAAAGACAGCCATCTGCCAGGGAATGGTGAACTGCTTCGACGGGGACATCTTCATCCCCCACGCCATCCTCATCGACGACTTCGTGGTGAAGGTCTTCGACGCCAACCTCCACAAGCCCGTGGAGGATGACGGCACGCCCTATGACAGGCGTTGGGTGCGCTGCCGGCGGCCGCTCGTTGTCGTGGGCGGTGAGCTGACGCTGGAGATGCTCGACCTCGTCTACTCGCCGGAGGTGAAGTACTACGAGGCCCCGTTCCAGATGAAGGCCAGCAACGGGATGCTCCTCATCGACGACTTCGGCCGCCAGAAGGTGTCGCCTCGGGACCTGCTCAACCGGTGGATCGTCCCGCTGGAGAGCGACATCGACATGCTCACCCTGCACACCGGCAAGAAGCTGCAGGTGCCCTTCGACGTGTTCGCCGCCTTCTCCACCAACCTGGACCCCAGCGCCCTCGTGGACGACGCCTTCCTGCGCCGCGTCCGCTACAAGCTGGAGGTGCAGCGCCCGGACGAGGAGCAGTTCCACCAGATCTTCGAGATCATGTGCCGCAAGCGCGGCGTGGCCTACAACGCCAACGCCATCGACTACCTCATCGACGCGCACTACCGGCCGCACAACCGGCCCTTCGCGGCCTGCCAGCCTCGCGACCTGCTCGACCAGGTCATCGACATGTCCTACTACCTGGGCCAGGAGCCTCGGTTGGACCCGGCGCTGCTGGACGCCGCCGTGCACAGCTACTTCGTGCGCTTCGACCGGCCGGTGGAGACCACCGCGGCCTCCGCCTCCTGAGCCGTCAGCCCCCCGAGGGCGCCGGAGCGAAGGGGCCCCAGGGCGAGGGCTCCAACCACCGGCGCACCTCGTCCACCGGGACGTTGGCCAGCACGTCGATGATCGACAGGCCCTGCACGAAGCGCCCCTCGCGTCCTTGCGCGTAGGGCGGGTGCCGGAAGCGCTGCCACAACACGCGCACGTCCGCGTCCCGGAACAGGCTCACCTGCAAGTACAGCGACGAGCCCAGCCCCGAGTAGTACGTCCGGGCTTCCAGCTGGCGGCAGTACTCCACCAGCCGCGCCGACTTCTCGTCGCCCTGGCGCTCCAGGCTGGAGGCCAGGCGGATGTCCGGCTTCAGTCCCAGGGGCTCATGGAACAGCGCGGTGCTCGCCAGCAGCACGCGCAGCAGGGAGCCGGGGCCCGACTCGCGCGCCGCGCCGTCGTAGAAGGGCTCCAGCAAGGGCAGCACCTGGGTGGCGAAATGGGGCCGCTGCCCATACAGCGTCACCAGCTTGCTCAGGTGCTTGCGTGCCCACGGCTGCCGCGAGTCCACGGCGAGCTCGCCGATGAGCGAGTCGCGGTGGGGGTCCTCCAGGGGAATGGACAACCACTGGAAGCCAGGCTCGGTGGGCGGAGGTGTGGGCACGTTGGCGGGCAGTGCGACGCGGGTCCTCCGCTGCCAGCCGCGCCTCAGCCACTGCACGTTGTCGAGCACCAGCAGCGTGCCCGCGCGCGCCACCTGCTCGTAGAAGTCCACCCAGGGGAGGTAGTGCGGCTGCTCGGCGACGACGACTCCTGGGCTGCCCGGCACGTCCGGCCTCTCTCTCGACGAGGTTGCTGGGGTGGCGCGGCCCCTCACTCGGGACCCGGCGCGGTGGATCCACCCCGCTGCTAGATTGTAACATTCCGAAGACGGGCAGGGACCTTCGCCGAGGCGGGAAGGAACGGATGAAGTACCTGTGCATCAGCGCCAACCCACACCACCCCGTGGCGGAGGAGCTTCGGCGTCAGGGCCAGGAAGTGCTCGTGCTCGGGAGTGCCGCGGAGGCGGACGCGGAGCTGGTGAATGGCCGGGCGGACGTGCTCGTCGTCGAGGCCGCGTCGCTGGTGCAGGACGCGCGCTGGCTGGACACCTTGCGAGGCCGCGCGCGGCCCTGGGAGCCGCTGGTGCTGGGCCTCGCCGAGCGCGCGACGGACGAGGACCTGTCGCCGCTGCTGTCCGCGGGCGTGGATGACTTCCTCGTCGCGCCATTCCCCGCCGAGCAGGTGCGCGCGCGCGGGGTGTTGTTGGAGCGGAGGGCCGCGCTGCGTCGGCGGAACCAGAGCTCGCAGGCGGCCGCGCGCGGAGAGATGGAGCGGCTGGCCTCCATCATCCAGACGCAGTCGGATGTGGCGCTGGCGGGGTTGGACCTGGCCGGGGTGATGCGCCTGCTGTGTGAGCGCGCGCAGGTGTTGTGCGGCGCGGATGGCGCGGCGGTGGCGCTGCTGGATGACGGGTTCGTGGACTACCGCGTGGCCACCGGCAGCCTGTGGCCGTACAAGGAGTTCCGGCTGAAGATGGAGGGGAGCCTCACGGGCTCCAGCCTCCAGCGCGGCGAGGTGATGCGCACCGACGACACCGAGGAGGACGCCCGCGTCAACGTGCGCGCCACGCGGGCGGTGGGCGCGCGCTCCATGGTGTGTGTGCCGCTGTGGCGGGAGGCTCGGCCGGTGGGCGCGCTGAACCTGGTCTCCCAGCGGGTGAATGCGTTCGACGACCGGGACGTGCGCACGCTGGAGCTGATGGCGGGGCTCCTGGGCGCGGCCATGGGCAACGCGGCGGAGGTGGAGGCTCGCCATGCGCTGATGGATGAGCGCGCCGCGGCGCTCACGGCCCTCCAGGAATCCCAGGCGCTGTTCGCCGCCTTCATGAATCACAGCCCCGCGGTGGCCTACATGAAGGAGGAGGGCGGCCGGCGCATCTGGGTGAACCAGCCCTACCGCCGCTTCTTCGGCCTGCCGGACGACGCGAGCCTGGACCGCCTGGACGACATGAACCTGATGCCGGAGACGTCCGCCGAGCATGTCCGGAAGGAGGACCAGGCGGTGCTCGACTCGGGGCGGCCCAGCGTGACGGAGGGGATGATTCCGTCGCCGGATGGGTCGGACCGGCACTGGCTCACGTATCGCTTCATCGTGAACGAGCACTCCGGGCGCAGGCTGCTGGGCGGCGTGGCGCTGGACATCACGGACCGCAAGGCGATGCAGGCGCAGCTCGTGGTGGCGGACCGCCTGGCCGCGGTGGGCACGCTGGCGGCGGGCGTGGCGCATGAAATCAACAACCCGCTCGCCTTCGTGCTCTCCAACCTGTCGTTCCTCGCCGTCGAGCTCCAATCCGTGGCGCGAGAGCTGCCCCTGGGGCGCACGTCCGAGATGGAGGAGGTGCTGCGCGAGGCGGTGGATGGCGCGCACCGCGTGCGGCAGATTGTGAGGGACTTGAGGACCTTCTCCCGGGGCGACGACGAGGCCGCCGCGGCCGTCAACCTCCAGGCCGTGCTGGAGTCCGCCATCACCATGGCGCGCGGGGAGCTGAAGATGCGCGCGCAGATCATCCGCGACTATCGCGACGTGCCACCGGTGGAGGGCAACGAGGGGCGCTTCGGGCAGGTGTTCCTCAACCTGCTCATCAACGCCGCGCACGCCATCCCCGAGGGCAAGCCGGAGAGCCACCAGGTGCGCGTCGTGCTGCGCTCCACGGAGGACCAGGTCATCGTGGAGGTCCATGACACGGGTGTGGGCATGGCGCCCGAAGTGCGCGCGCGCATCTTCGACCCGTTCTTCACCACCAAGCCCGTGGGCGAGGGCACCGGGCTGGGCCTGTCCATCTGCCACGGCATCGTCACGGGCTTCGGCGGGGAGATTTCGGTGGAGAGCGAGCCGGGTCGGGGCAGCGTCTTCCGCGTGACGCTGCCCGTGGGGCCGCGCTCGCGCGAGCTGGGCCCTCCGTCCCCGCGCCTGCACCTGGCGGGGTGAGCCTTACGGGCGGGGCGTCCGGAACAGGGGCGTGAAGACGCGCGGCGCCTTCTTCTTGCGGACGCAGCGCGTGTCCGCGCTCATGTAGCAGGCGGAGAAGGCGCGGCGACGGAGGCCGGGGCGACCTCGGCCGGAGCGGTGCCACAGGTGGTTGTGGACCAGGATGACCTCGCCGGCGAGCGCGGGGAGCGAGAGGGCGCGGCGCTCGGCGTCCTCGGCCTCCACCGCGTCAGGAGGAATGACGCCTCCCAGCTCCGTCACGAGTCCTCGCAGGTGACTGCCGGGGACGACCTCCAGACAGCCTCCGTCCTCGGGGGCGTCATCCAGCGCGGTCCACAGTTGGAGCTCCGGCTCGCGGGTGAGGCCCCACAGCCGGCCGCCGTCCTGGTGCCAGGGCAGGTTGCTGCCGCCAGCCTGGCCCTTGTGGAAGAGGATGGCGCGATACAGGACGACGTCGCCCGGGATGCGCGCGTGGACGAGGCGCTCGAACAGCGGGTTCTCCATCCACGCGAGGAAGCGCGGGTCCTTCTCCAGCTTCTCCAGCTTGCGGTAGTCCAGCGACGGGCCCTGCCAGCCGAGGCCCAGCGGGGCATCCTCGTAGCGCCCCGTGGTCGCGTCCGGTTGGAAGAACATGCCGGGATACACCACCCGGCCGAGCATGAGGTCGTCCGCGCGTTCGCGCAGCGCCTCCAGGCCTGGTTCACCCAGGACTCTGCCCAGGCGGGCATAGCCGTGTTCAGCGTAGTGCGCGAGCACCTGGGCGATGTCGAGGTCCTTCGCGTCCTCACGAAGCATGGCGCCTCATATCCTGGACACCCGGGGAGGTGGGAGTGTCATGGGGCTGTGGGTGGAGGGCCTTTCGGTGGCAAGGACCGCTTGCACGCCTGCCCATCCCGCCCCATCGTGGATGGGCATGCCTTATCGTCGCATCACGCGTCATGTCGTCGCCCCGGACGGAACTCGAGTCGCCTGGCACACCCACCTGGGTGACCTGATGGAGCCGGCCGCGGAAGGAGTGCTGAGGCCGCGCAACACGGTGCTCCTGACCAACGGCATCGGCACGTCGGAGAACTTCTGGCGCTACATCGTCACCAGCCTGGAGCAGGACCACCGGGTCGTGCACTGGCACTACCGGGGGCACGGCGGCAGCGAGGAGTCCCGGAGCGGCGACTACAGCGTCGGCACCCACGTGGGGGACCTGGAGCGCGTCACGGAGGAAGTGATGGCGCGGGGGGATGGCCGGCCTCCGCACCAGGTGGCGTTCTCCATGGGCGTGCGGGTGTTGCTGGAGCTGTATCGCCGCCGGCCGGACCTGGTGCCGGGGATGACGCTCATCGCGGGCCCGCCCGGCGCGCCCGGCTCGGGCTACGAGGGCCTGGCCGAGTGGGCCATGTTGTCCACGGTGCGAGAGGTCTTCCGGGTGCTGACGCCCGCGGTGCCGGTGGCCACGCCCGTGGTGCGCGCGGTGCTGGGCAGCCGCTTCGCCTATCCGCTGGCGCGCGCGGTGGGGGCGCTGCGTCCACGCGCGCCTCGGGACGACATCGACGAGTTCCTGTACGCGCTGCGCACGATGAGCCCCAAGGCGTATTGGTACACCCTGCGCGGGCTGGCGGAGGGACATGCGTGGGACGTGCTGCCGTCCGTGCGGGTGCCCACGTTCATCATCGCGGCGCGCGATGACACCCTGGTGCCGCTGCGCGAGATGATTCGCATGCGCGACGCGCTGCCCCATGCCCGGTGGCTGCAAGTGGATGACGCGGGGCATGCGGGACTGTTGGAGGCGGGCACGGAGATCTCCGACGCCGTGCGTTCCTTCCTCG
Encoded here:
- a CDS encoding ATPase, whose product is MTLFRRPSPPTAGESSHDSSRSATPTESPSVPESSSPVLSAPPRPRMNPQGAGSGLPERRPMAPQRPAPPSSEDPEFPTERRSALSGGAPAERRPGPSQQGGSPSVIVSSSEQRRPPSASQAMSFPDRRPQAAAPGAPAGGQDRRVAPPASFAGGERRSAATGSRRALDANAGGADRFWPNQPRVLEDTGLTATFVEELVLKALFFAGEMRGMDLASRLQLPTSVVDDTIEGLRRQKYVDIRGGGSSGVGKSTMIYQLTPFVTDVLRQILERNRYNGPAPVSFQEYVAAVKKQTVRGNRITRSKMQDKFGDLIIRDYIYDGIGPAMNSGRAIFFYGPPGNGKTAICQGMVNCFDGDIFIPHAILIDDFVVKVFDANLHKPVEDDGTPYDRRWVRCRRPLVVVGGELTLEMLDLVYSPEVKYYEAPFQMKASNGMLLIDDFGRQKVSPRDLLNRWIVPLESDIDMLTLHTGKKLQVPFDVFAAFSTNLDPSALVDDAFLRRVRYKLEVQRPDEEQFHQIFEIMCRKRGVAYNANAIDYLIDAHYRPHNRPFAACQPRDLLDQVIDMSYYLGQEPRLDPALLDAAVHSYFVRFDRPVETTAASAS
- a CDS encoding WbqC family protein — translated: MPGSPGVVVAEQPHYLPWVDFYEQVARAGTLLVLDNVQWLRRGWQRRTRVALPANVPTPPPTEPGFQWLSIPLEDPHRDSLIGELAVDSRQPWARKHLSKLVTLYGQRPHFATQVLPLLEPFYDGAARESGPGSLLRVLLASTALFHEPLGLKPDIRLASSLERQGDEKSARLVEYCRQLEARTYYSGLGSSLYLQVSLFRDADVRVLWQRFRHPPYAQGREGRFVQGLSIIDVLANVPVDEVRRWLEPSPWGPFAPAPSGG
- a CDS encoding ATP-binding protein produces the protein MKYLCISANPHHPVAEELRRQGQEVLVLGSAAEADAELVNGRADVLVVEAASLVQDARWLDTLRGRARPWEPLVLGLAERATDEDLSPLLSAGVDDFLVAPFPAEQVRARGVLLERRAALRRRNQSSQAAARGEMERLASIIQTQSDVALAGLDLAGVMRLLCERAQVLCGADGAAVALLDDGFVDYRVATGSLWPYKEFRLKMEGSLTGSSLQRGEVMRTDDTEEDARVNVRATRAVGARSMVCVPLWREARPVGALNLVSQRVNAFDDRDVRTLELMAGLLGAAMGNAAEVEARHALMDERAAALTALQESQALFAAFMNHSPAVAYMKEEGGRRIWVNQPYRRFFGLPDDASLDRLDDMNLMPETSAEHVRKEDQAVLDSGRPSVTEGMIPSPDGSDRHWLTYRFIVNEHSGRRLLGGVALDITDRKAMQAQLVVADRLAAVGTLAAGVAHEINNPLAFVLSNLSFLAVELQSVARELPLGRTSEMEEVLREAVDGAHRVRQIVRDLRTFSRGDDEAAAAVNLQAVLESAITMARGELKMRAQIIRDYRDVPPVEGNEGRFGQVFLNLLINAAHAIPEGKPESHQVRVVLRSTEDQVIVEVHDTGVGMAPEVRARIFDPFFTTKPVGEGTGLGLSICHGIVTGFGGEISVESEPGRGSVFRVTLPVGPRSRELGPPSPRLHLAG
- a CDS encoding phytanoyl-CoA dioxygenase family protein produces the protein MLREDAKDLDIAQVLAHYAEHGYARLGRVLGEPGLEALRERADDLMLGRVVYPGMFFQPDATTGRYEDAPLGLGWQGPSLDYRKLEKLEKDPRFLAWMENPLFERLVHARIPGDVVLYRAILFHKGQAGGSNLPWHQDGGRLWGLTREPELQLWTALDDAPEDGGCLEVVPGSHLRGLVTELGGVIPPDAVEAEDAERRALSLPALAGEVILVHNHLWHRSGRGRPGLRRRAFSACYMSADTRCVRKKKAPRVFTPLFRTPRP
- a CDS encoding alpha/beta fold hydrolase, which translates into the protein MPYRRITRHVVAPDGTRVAWHTHLGDLMEPAAEGVLRPRNTVLLTNGIGTSENFWRYIVTSLEQDHRVVHWHYRGHGGSEESRSGDYSVGTHVGDLERVTEEVMARGDGRPPHQVAFSMGVRVLLELYRRRPDLVPGMTLIAGPPGAPGSGYEGLAEWAMLSTVREVFRVLTPAVPVATPVVRAVLGSRFAYPLARAVGALRPRAPRDDIDEFLYALRTMSPKAYWYTLRGLAEGHAWDVLPSVRVPTFIIAARDDTLVPLREMIRMRDALPHARWLQVDDAGHAGLLEAGTEISDAVRSFLVNEHPRASERWSQVESLPSAPA